The proteins below are encoded in one region of Shewanella putrefaciens:
- the hpt gene encoding hypoxanthine phosphoribosyltransferase has product MKHTTEVMISAEEISQKLDQMAELINAHYANSERLLMVGLLKGSVVFMADLCRRIKGHVEIDFMAVSSYGNAMTSSRDVKVLKDVQSDIAGRDVLIVEDLIDSGNTLSKVREMLLLREPKSLALCTLLDKPERREVDVKVDFIGFTIPDEFIVGYGIDYAEQYRNLPYIAKVVPL; this is encoded by the coding sequence ATGAAACACACCACCGAAGTGATGATCTCTGCAGAAGAGATCAGCCAAAAATTGGATCAAATGGCCGAGCTTATTAATGCCCACTATGCCAACAGCGAACGCCTGCTGATGGTAGGGCTGTTAAAGGGCTCAGTGGTTTTTATGGCTGATTTATGCCGCCGTATCAAAGGCCATGTTGAAATCGACTTTATGGCGGTTTCCAGTTATGGCAATGCTATGACCAGTTCACGGGATGTGAAAGTGCTGAAAGATGTACAATCGGATATCGCTGGCCGAGACGTATTGATTGTGGAAGATCTGATTGACTCGGGTAATACATTAAGCAAAGTACGTGAAATGCTGTTGCTGCGCGAACCTAAGAGCTTAGCCCTGTGTACGCTGCTCGATAAACCCGAGCGCCGCGAAGTGGATGTTAAAGTAGACTTTATCGGTTTTACCATTCCCGATGAGTTTATCGTTGGCTACGGTATCGATTACGCCGAGCAGTATCGCAATCTGCCTTATATTGCCAAAGTGGTACCGCTCTAA
- a CDS encoding ABC transporter ATP-binding protein, producing the protein MANTAHALVLEGLKKTYKGGVEAVKGISLEVKQGDFFALLGPNGAGKSTTIGIISSLVQKTEGTVKVFGYDIDKQLEHAKLCIGLVPQEFNFNQFETVLQIVVNQAGYYGVPKTVALERAEKYLSQLDLWEKRNSQSRELSGGMKRRLMIARALMHEPKLLILDEPTAGVDIELRRSMWAFLKQINQQGVTIILTTHYLEEAEMLCRNIGIIDKGILVECTSMKALLSKLNMETFILDLRRDIPAAPSLNGMVCRLTDPHTLEVDVAKEHNLNDVFSQLTAANVEVLSMRNKSNRLEELFVELVKKTPGAKA; encoded by the coding sequence ATGGCCAATACAGCCCATGCTCTGGTACTCGAAGGACTTAAAAAAACCTATAAAGGCGGTGTCGAAGCGGTAAAAGGCATCAGTCTTGAGGTTAAGCAGGGGGACTTTTTTGCCTTACTCGGCCCGAATGGGGCGGGAAAATCAACCACCATTGGGATTATCAGCTCCTTGGTGCAAAAGACTGAAGGGACGGTAAAAGTCTTTGGTTATGATATAGATAAACAGCTAGAACACGCTAAGCTTTGCATAGGTTTAGTGCCGCAGGAGTTCAATTTCAATCAGTTTGAAACCGTATTGCAAATTGTGGTGAATCAGGCGGGCTACTATGGTGTGCCAAAAACTGTGGCCCTCGAGCGTGCCGAAAAATATTTAAGCCAATTGGATCTATGGGAAAAACGTAACAGCCAGTCGCGGGAGTTATCCGGCGGTATGAAACGGCGTTTAATGATTGCCCGCGCCCTGATGCACGAACCTAAGCTACTGATTTTAGATGAGCCTACCGCCGGGGTGGATATAGAACTACGCCGCTCTATGTGGGCATTTCTCAAGCAAATCAATCAACAGGGCGTGACGATTATCCTTACCACCCATTACCTCGAAGAAGCGGAAATGCTCTGCCGTAACATTGGCATTATCGATAAGGGGATACTGGTTGAGTGCACGAGTATGAAGGCGCTACTCAGTAAGCTCAATATGGAGACCTTTATCCTCGATCTGCGCCGGGATATACCCGCGGCGCCTTCGCTCAATGGTATGGTCTGTCGTTTAACCGATCCCCACACCTTAGAGGTAGATGTAGCCAAAGAGCATAATCTGAATGATGTTTTTAGCCAGTTAACTGCCGCCAATGTGGAAGTGTTATCGATGCGCAATAAGTCGAATCGTTTAGAAGAACTCTTTGTTGAATTAGTGAAGAAAACGCCGGGGGCCAAGGCATGA
- a CDS encoding flavin prenyltransferase UbiX — MAYVKSAKAISLAWTGASGAPYGLKLLECLLASGYQVFLMISSAARVVLATEHGVQLSANSDKAKTQLLELLAQRHVAIAGELVVLGKDEWFSPPASGSAAPKQMVICPCSTGTLAAVATGMSNNLLERAADVVIKERGQLILVPRETPFNSIHLEHMLNLSRLGVTIMPAAPGFYHNPKSVEDLVDFMVARILDHLGVDHALTSRWGYSKITDRDIDN, encoded by the coding sequence ATGGCCTATGTAAAGTCCGCTAAGGCGATAAGCTTAGCTTGGACAGGTGCCTCGGGCGCCCCCTATGGGTTGAAGCTACTCGAATGCTTATTGGCCTCGGGTTATCAAGTGTTTTTGATGATCTCCAGTGCCGCGCGCGTCGTGCTGGCTACCGAGCACGGGGTGCAGCTCAGCGCCAATAGCGATAAAGCCAAAACACAATTGCTGGAACTGCTTGCCCAAAGACATGTGGCGATAGCGGGTGAGCTGGTGGTGCTGGGTAAGGATGAATGGTTTTCACCGCCAGCCTCGGGCAGTGCTGCACCTAAGCAAATGGTGATTTGCCCTTGTTCCACCGGGACATTAGCGGCGGTTGCTACGGGAATGAGCAATAATTTGCTCGAGAGGGCGGCGGATGTCGTCATCAAAGAACGCGGGCAACTCATCCTTGTCCCTAGGGAAACTCCCTTTAATTCCATTCACTTAGAGCATATGCTTAACCTTTCTCGCCTAGGCGTCACTATTATGCCTGCCGCGCCAGGTTTTTATCATAATCCCAAATCGGTGGAAGATCTGGTAGACTTCATGGTCGCTCGGATCTTAGATCATTTGGGCGTTGACCATGCATTAACGAGTCGCTGGGGTTACAGCAAGATAACTGACCGCGACATCGACAATTGA
- a CDS encoding S8 family serine peptidase, whose protein sequence is MKTKLSIAISAALLSSAAIAGTTAQYNTTNQTTDKYAGISVSKNGNNEQKQAVAWMIKLKSPSLAQQSQQKGFNQQSVMSNIESSQANVRNAIQSMDADIKIVATTSKLVNSIVVQGDRKKFVSLLKNPEVADILPIYDYKLDVADSAEYIKAKAVIEAGVASGKGQKVAVLDTGVDYTHKALGGSGLVADYQAAVAAKSEQPNWPQGKIIGGWDFINNDPNPIDAGTNHGTHVSHSVVGVAPDIELLVYSVCTNLSCPGIAQLNALEASMDPNGDGDISDRVDTVNMSLGGDFGDTDGGAVQVMIDEMVQLGVNLVISAGNDGPTPFVVGGPSTTNSALSVGAMTHPTTKVGKVEALIAGNSVTAVAAGFNKSNVYSFTNTTAPIVYPAANKNGCAAYSEDLTGKTVLIDRGVCGFVVKVLNAQLKGASFVIVANNAAGAGAIVMGGTDDNITIPSVMVSKEDGDVIKTALAAGDVPFSISSTEVTTAGAIATFTSRGPSIAGTLKPEITAPGTDILTAHPGYGDKLSPISGTSFSSPITAGAVSIIREALPHRNAFEVKATIMNAANLDITLEPKEINPDTELAPISYIGSGLVDVEKAINLPVAAWNKETNQAALAFGLLALNKTTTMTKTVTVKNFSTAEKTYTLKVDQRFQNDLDSGALSFALPTSVTIPAGQTIDFDVTATIDPTKLPEWSLTSSYELDGTAADASTALTLSEYDGAIQFMDGEEKALHLVYHILPKAAAAISVSTEATEAGLVRTLTNIGATSITDPFTAPLIATSPVDASKRHDLLNASSELLLSSSCDAGIAIYNTLQMRDPIVHALTASYNVDYDLNNDGVWDYTAATVNLNWFDDAYPRSIYGLVSPYGTSDGFLEPVFHVTGNDFLTSKVCFEDVGLTETDLGKTIKVRYRVEDSDWAPTPSGDEDSTVATLVLDASGTSAMLVDSDGKEVTELKPGASALLEAEVGDDVKGFMFLSDSGSMSVVANTTDEGNSAPTVADTTLTVDKGTAAGTVLGQITATDPDMLTSPFSEFVTLSSNSSMVLVAKDGTVRLSDDAVINQQSGTIELEVAAIDTMGNTSTPAKITVLINNTKPTVAPTGMTSTEGFVVTAQANGKDADKDVLTYNWVQTGGTKVAFTNGGNAISFAAPSGDHVLTFSVTASDGKLESDAGTATITVNAKEAESSGGALGWLTALLLPLAAMRRRMK, encoded by the coding sequence GTGAAGACAAAACTATCGATTGCTATATCAGCAGCTCTACTATCAAGTGCGGCCATTGCTGGTACAACAGCTCAATACAATACGACCAACCAAACCACAGATAAGTATGCTGGTATCAGCGTTTCAAAAAATGGAAACAATGAGCAAAAGCAAGCTGTTGCTTGGATGATCAAACTTAAATCGCCTTCACTTGCCCAACAAAGCCAGCAGAAGGGTTTTAACCAACAATCAGTAATGAGCAACATTGAAAGCTCACAGGCCAATGTTAGAAATGCGATTCAAAGTATGGATGCTGACATTAAAATTGTCGCAACCACCTCAAAATTAGTGAATTCCATTGTTGTTCAAGGCGATCGTAAAAAATTTGTCTCTTTACTTAAAAATCCTGAAGTCGCAGATATTTTACCTATCTATGACTACAAACTAGATGTCGCAGATAGCGCTGAATATATAAAAGCCAAAGCAGTCATTGAGGCAGGTGTTGCCTCGGGTAAAGGCCAAAAAGTTGCAGTTTTGGATACTGGTGTTGACTACACTCATAAAGCCCTCGGCGGTTCAGGTTTAGTTGCAGATTACCAAGCGGCCGTTGCGGCAAAGAGTGAACAACCAAACTGGCCGCAAGGTAAAATCATTGGTGGTTGGGACTTTATTAATAACGATCCAAATCCAATTGATGCTGGCACCAACCACGGCACCCATGTGAGCCATTCTGTGGTTGGCGTAGCTCCTGATATAGAACTACTCGTTTATTCCGTTTGTACTAACTTGAGTTGTCCTGGTATCGCTCAATTAAACGCACTTGAAGCCTCTATGGATCCAAACGGTGATGGCGATATTAGTGACCGCGTGGATACAGTGAACATGTCATTAGGCGGTGACTTTGGTGATACTGACGGCGGTGCCGTTCAAGTGATGATTGATGAGATGGTTCAGCTGGGTGTGAACCTAGTTATTTCTGCGGGAAATGATGGCCCAACACCTTTTGTGGTCGGAGGCCCTAGTACGACGAACAGCGCACTATCTGTAGGTGCAATGACACACCCAACGACAAAAGTCGGTAAAGTAGAAGCACTGATTGCGGGTAATTCAGTCACGGCTGTTGCTGCAGGTTTTAACAAGTCGAATGTGTATAGCTTCACTAATACAACAGCTCCGATTGTCTATCCCGCAGCTAATAAGAATGGTTGCGCAGCCTATAGCGAAGATTTAACGGGCAAAACCGTATTAATTGATCGTGGTGTTTGCGGCTTCGTTGTCAAGGTATTAAATGCACAATTGAAAGGCGCGTCATTTGTTATCGTCGCCAATAACGCCGCTGGCGCTGGTGCCATTGTCATGGGTGGCACAGACGATAATATCACTATACCTTCGGTAATGGTTTCAAAAGAAGATGGTGATGTAATCAAAACGGCCCTAGCAGCTGGAGATGTACCATTTAGCATTTCATCAACTGAAGTCACTACTGCAGGTGCAATAGCAACATTTACTTCACGTGGACCATCAATTGCAGGCACTTTAAAGCCAGAAATTACGGCTCCAGGCACAGATATTCTGACCGCTCACCCTGGTTACGGGGATAAATTATCGCCAATTAGTGGTACTTCATTCTCCAGCCCTATCACAGCTGGTGCAGTCAGCATCATCCGTGAAGCTTTACCCCATCGCAATGCATTTGAAGTTAAAGCTACGATAATGAACGCAGCTAACTTAGATATAACGCTTGAGCCAAAAGAAATTAACCCAGACACTGAGTTAGCGCCGATTAGTTATATTGGTTCAGGACTGGTCGATGTTGAGAAAGCGATAAATCTTCCTGTCGCAGCTTGGAACAAAGAAACAAACCAAGCAGCACTCGCTTTTGGTTTGCTTGCTCTTAATAAAACAACCACTATGACTAAAACAGTCACAGTTAAAAACTTCTCAACGGCTGAAAAAACTTACACATTAAAAGTCGATCAACGTTTCCAGAATGACTTAGATTCCGGTGCACTCAGCTTTGCGTTACCAACAAGCGTGACCATTCCTGCTGGGCAAACTATTGATTTTGACGTTACAGCGACCATTGACCCCACCAAACTGCCTGAATGGTCACTAACTTCATCATATGAACTTGATGGCACTGCAGCAGATGCTTCTACTGCGCTGACATTGTCTGAGTATGATGGTGCGATCCAGTTTATGGATGGCGAAGAAAAAGCACTGCATTTGGTTTATCATATTTTGCCAAAAGCTGCTGCGGCAATTTCAGTCTCAACGGAAGCAACTGAAGCGGGCCTAGTTCGTACACTAACCAACATTGGTGCTACGTCCATCACAGATCCATTCACTGCACCGTTAATTGCAACAAGCCCCGTTGATGCATCAAAGCGTCACGATTTACTCAATGCATCAAGTGAACTCTTATTAAGTAGTTCATGTGACGCAGGTATTGCCATCTATAACACGCTACAAATGCGCGATCCTATCGTTCATGCCTTAACTGCAAGTTACAATGTTGACTATGACCTCAATAATGATGGTGTTTGGGACTATACCGCAGCAACAGTAAACTTAAACTGGTTTGACGATGCGTACCCAAGATCGATTTACGGTTTAGTCTCTCCATACGGCACATCAGACGGATTTTTAGAGCCCGTTTTCCATGTTACTGGCAATGACTTTTTAACCAGTAAAGTGTGCTTTGAAGATGTAGGTTTGACCGAAACCGACTTAGGAAAAACGATTAAAGTTCGCTACCGTGTCGAAGATAGCGACTGGGCTCCAACACCATCAGGGGATGAGGACAGCACAGTTGCGACACTCGTTCTTGACGCTTCAGGCACATCAGCAATGTTAGTGGATTCTGATGGTAAAGAAGTGACTGAGTTGAAGCCAGGAGCAAGTGCTCTTTTAGAAGCTGAAGTCGGCGATGATGTGAAGGGCTTTATGTTCCTATCCGATTCGGGATCTATGTCAGTTGTAGCCAATACAACCGATGAGGGTAACTCAGCTCCAACAGTAGCAGATACAACTCTGACAGTAGATAAAGGCACAGCTGCAGGCACAGTGTTAGGCCAAATAACGGCTACAGACCCTGATATGCTGACCAGCCCATTCTCAGAGTTTGTGACACTCAGCTCCAATAGCAGTATGGTATTAGTTGCTAAAGACGGTACAGTCAGATTGAGTGACGATGCTGTTATTAACCAACAAAGTGGCACTATTGAGCTTGAAGTCGCTGCCATAGATACTATGGGCAATACTTCTACGCCAGCTAAGATCACTGTCTTAATCAACAATACTAAGCCAACAGTGGCGCCTACAGGGATGACAAGTACTGAAGGCTTTGTTGTAACGGCCCAGGCAAATGGTAAAGATGCTGATAAAGATGTTTTAACTTATAACTGGGTACAGACTGGCGGAACTAAAGTTGCGTTTACTAACGGTGGAAACGCAATAAGCTTCGCTGCTCCTAGTGGCGATCATGTGTTAACTTTCTCAGTGACAGCTTCGGATGGAAAACTAGAAAGTGATGCAGGCACGGCAACTATTACAGTGAATGCTAAAGAAGCAGAATCATCTGGTGGTGCTCTTGGTTGGTTAACAGCCCTGTTATTACCATTAGCGGCAATGCGTCGTCGTATGAAGTAA
- a CDS encoding ABC transporter permease, whose translation MKQLYFIAFKSILTKEINRFTRIWIQTLVPPAITMTLYFLIFGNLVGSRIGEMGGVSYMEFIAPGLIMMSVITNSYSNVASSFYSAKFQRNLEELMVAPVPHYVMIAGYVGGGVARGLCVGLIVTLVAMFFVDISLHHAGLVVMTVFLTSVLFSLGGLINAVFAKSFDDISIIPTFVLTPLTYLGGVFYSLSLLPSFWQGVSSLNPVVYMINVFRYGFLGFADISIPLSIAIMVGFCAALWGVAYYLISRGIGLRT comes from the coding sequence ATGAAACAGCTCTACTTTATCGCCTTTAAAAGTATTTTAACGAAAGAAATTAATCGGTTTACACGGATTTGGATCCAAACGTTAGTGCCGCCTGCGATTACTATGACCTTGTATTTTTTGATTTTTGGTAATTTGGTCGGCAGCCGAATAGGGGAAATGGGCGGGGTGTCCTACATGGAATTTATTGCCCCTGGTTTGATTATGATGTCGGTGATCACTAACTCTTACTCGAACGTGGCCAGTTCCTTTTACAGTGCAAAGTTTCAGCGCAATCTAGAAGAACTCATGGTCGCGCCTGTGCCCCATTATGTGATGATTGCGGGCTATGTTGGCGGTGGCGTCGCCCGAGGTTTATGTGTGGGGTTGATAGTGACACTCGTCGCTATGTTCTTTGTCGATATTAGCCTGCATCATGCCGGTTTAGTGGTGATGACGGTCTTTTTAACCTCAGTGTTATTCTCATTGGGTGGGCTTATCAATGCGGTATTTGCTAAAAGTTTCGATGATATCAGCATCATACCGACTTTTGTGCTCACACCATTAACTTACCTTGGTGGCGTGTTTTACTCCCTGTCACTCTTGCCATCCTTCTGGCAGGGCGTTTCATCCCTTAACCCCGTTGTGTATATGATCAACGTATTCCGCTACGGATTTTTAGGGTTTGCCGATATTAGCATTCCCTTATCCATCGCCATTATGGTGGGTTTCTGTGCCGCGCTATGGGGCGTTGCTTATTACCTTATCTCCCGAGGAATAGGATTGCGAACTTAG
- the mpl gene encoding UDP-N-acetylmuramate:L-alanyl-gamma-D-glutamyl-meso-diaminopimelate ligase has protein sequence MHVHILGICGTFMGGLALLARAKGHRVTGSDANVYPPMSTQLEDQGIELIQGFDPSQLGDAGHYPDLVVIGNAMSRGNPCVEAVLNLGIPYTSGPQFLADHILPERWVLAVAGTHGKTSTSSMLAWILEDCGYEPGFLIGGVPQNFGVSARLGQSAFFVVEADEYDSAFFDKRSKFVHYHPRTLAINNLEFDHADIFADLAAIQKQFNHLIRTVPGEGKILWPADSQAVKQTIDMGCWSEQETFHGGESATGWYGKALSDDCHQFEVFFDGGSQGVLEWDLIGQHNIENAIMAIAAARHVGVQPSAAIAALAKFVPPKRRLELLGTVNGVSVYDDFAHHPTAIATTLKGMRAKVGQSKITVVLEPRSNTMKSGVHKDTLAYSMMQADEAFLYQADTIDWNMKEAMEAAVIPVTVLHQIDDVVAKVASTAKAGDTIVVMSNGGFGGLHKKLLAALEVSPQLMEQV, from the coding sequence ATGCACGTACATATTTTAGGCATTTGCGGAACCTTCATGGGTGGCTTAGCATTATTAGCTAGGGCAAAAGGGCATAGAGTGACGGGCTCAGACGCCAATGTCTATCCCCCGATGAGTACACAGCTTGAAGATCAAGGCATTGAACTTATTCAAGGTTTTGACCCAAGCCAATTGGGTGATGCAGGGCACTATCCTGACTTAGTCGTTATTGGCAATGCCATGAGTCGTGGCAATCCTTGCGTCGAAGCTGTATTGAATCTGGGCATACCTTATACCTCTGGCCCGCAGTTTTTAGCCGACCATATTTTACCTGAACGTTGGGTTTTAGCGGTTGCGGGTACCCACGGCAAGACCTCAACCTCGAGCATGCTCGCTTGGATTTTAGAAGATTGCGGCTATGAGCCTGGTTTTTTAATCGGTGGCGTTCCGCAAAATTTCGGGGTTTCGGCCCGTTTAGGTCAATCCGCTTTCTTTGTGGTTGAGGCCGATGAATACGACAGTGCCTTCTTCGATAAGCGTTCCAAATTCGTGCACTATCATCCGCGTACCTTAGCCATTAATAACCTTGAGTTTGACCACGCCGATATTTTTGCCGATCTTGCTGCTATCCAAAAACAGTTTAATCACCTTATCCGCACCGTTCCCGGAGAAGGCAAAATCCTCTGGCCAGCCGATTCCCAAGCGGTAAAACAAACAATCGATATGGGTTGCTGGAGCGAGCAGGAAACCTTCCATGGCGGCGAATCGGCAACGGGTTGGTATGGCAAAGCGCTCAGTGATGATTGCCATCAATTTGAAGTGTTTTTCGATGGCGGATCCCAAGGGGTACTCGAGTGGGATCTTATCGGGCAACATAATATCGAAAATGCCATTATGGCCATTGCTGCGGCGCGCCATGTGGGTGTACAGCCGAGTGCTGCGATTGCGGCATTGGCAAAGTTTGTTCCGCCTAAGCGCCGTCTCGAGTTGTTAGGTACTGTTAATGGCGTCAGTGTGTACGATGATTTTGCTCATCACCCAACGGCAATCGCAACGACCCTAAAGGGCATGCGTGCTAAGGTTGGCCAGAGCAAAATCACTGTGGTGTTGGAGCCGCGCTCGAATACGATGAAGAGCGGAGTGCATAAAGACACTTTAGCTTATTCTATGATGCAGGCCGATGAAGCCTTTTTATATCAAGCCGATACCATCGACTGGAATATGAAAGAAGCTATGGAAGCCGCGGTGATCCCTGTCACTGTGCTGCACCAGATTGATGATGTGGTCGCTAAAGTGGCCAGTACGGCAAAAGCGGGAGATACCATAGTGGTGATGAGCAACGGCGGGTTTGGTGGCCTACATAAAAAGCTCTTGGCTGCCCTCGAGGTGAGCCCGCAATTGATGGAACAGGTTTAA